The Kineococcus rhizosphaerae sequence CTGTGGCGCACGGGGGACGCGCCGCCGGTCGTCCCCGCCGGGGGCGTGGTTCCCGACGAGGACGAGGAGGACGGGGCGCAGGACCCCGGACCCCCCGGACCGGAAGGAGCCGCGGCGGCGCCGGTGCCGGAGCGCGAACCCGTCGCGCCGGTGTCCCCGCCCACCGTGCCCGAGGCCCAGCGCCACCTGTACCGGCGCCCCGGCTGACGTCCGGCTCGTGCGCGCGGCCCACCCCGGGGACGATCACCGGGTGAGCTGGTACGCGGGCAACGCCGACGTCGACGGCGCGCAGGACGGGGGGTGGTTCTTCGGGTCCTTCATGGCCGGTCGCGCACCGGCCCGGACCAGCGAGCACCTCGAGGTGAAGTGGGCGCAGCTGGACCCGGGGTCGCGGGACGAGGAGTGGACCGCGCCGGAGGCGGAGACGTCGCTGTGCGTCCTGGTGGCCGGGTCCCAGCGGCTGCGCTTCCGCGAGGGGGACGTGCTGCTGAGCACCCCCGGGGACTACGTCGTCTGGTTCCCCGGCGAGCAGCACACCTGGGAGTCCTCCCCCACCGAGGTGACCACGACCATCACCGTCCGCTGGCCCTCGCGGGCGGGCGGCTGAGGACGACGCGGGTGCCCGGACAGGTTGCGGCGCAGCACGTCTGACCGCCCGGGACCCGATCCGTCGGCGGTCCGGTCAGCCGTTGCCGCCGACGCGGAACTCGATCCAGGCGTCGTTCATCCGCTGGGCCTGGCCCGGGGTGAACGTGTCCATGCAACCGTCGTCGGAGTAGTCCATGAAGTTGTGGACCGGGTCCAGCCCGGGCGCGGCGCAGGTGTCGGCGCCGACGGGGCACCCGAACTGCGGGACCGCCTCGCGCGGGGTGTCGGCGACCCCGTCACCGCTGGCGGAGCAGGCGCTGGCGAAGGTGTGCTCCAGACCCATCCAGTGGCCCACCTCGTGGGTCAACGTGTCGCCCCGGTTGTACGGGGCCGCCGTGCCGCCCGGCATGGACTCGTCGAGCATCACGACCCCGTCGACGTAGTCACGGCCGTTGTTGTACCCCTTGGGGAAGTAGGCGTAGCCGAGCAGCCCACCGCCGAGGTCGCCGACGTAGACGTTGAGGGTCTCCGAGTCACCCTCGTGCAGCGCCCGCTTCACGTCCCGTTCCGCCTTGCCCGGCGCCAGCGACGCCCAGGCGGCGTTCACCGTGTACGTCGTGCGCTCGAGCGCGAACCGGAACGGGGACGCAGCCGCGTCGGGCGAGGTCCTGCCGGCGTAGGCGTCGTTGAGCACCTTCACCTGCGCCGCGATCAGGGTTGCGTAGCGCGACCTCTCGGCCGGGGTCGTCGGCCGGCCGGTCACGACGTGGAAGACCGTCTCGACCGTCACCGACCCCGCGGGCAGCATCGGGTGGGGTTTGATGACGCCGTACTTCCCGGCGTCCTTCGCCGCGTAGAGCGCCGGTTCCGCGGCGGCACCGCCCTTGGCGACGCGCGCCGCGGAGCCGGACCCGGCGCACCCGGCGGTGGACGCCGGAGCCGCGGCCGACGACGACGTGACCGCCCCGGAGACCGTCACGGCGCTGAGCGTCGCGGCGGCGACGACGGGGGCCAGCCTGCGGGTGAGGTGCCGGACACGGGAGACGCGAACCGTCATGGCGGGATCCAGTCGTCGCGGGGTGAGGTGGCGACCACCCTGGCACACCGCAGGGTCTGCGGGCAGGGGGTTCCCAGGATCCGTCCAGCCGTCGTGCCGCACCGGCGCACGCGGGGTCCCGCCTCGTCCGTCCCGCCCGGACGCGGACGCGGAACGGGGTGGGACCCGAAGGTCCCACCCCGTTCGTCACCCGTGCGTCACCCGTGCGTCAGGCCGCGTGCTCGGCCCCCTCGATCTCGAGCGCCTTGTCGACGTCGAGGACGAGCAGCAGCGCACCGTCGAGCTTGTAGGCGCCGCGGATGAGTTCGCGGATCGGCCCGGACAGCGTGTCCGGCGGCGGTTCGAAGGTCGAGTCGGTGACCTCGATGACGCCCCCGATGGAGTCGACGAGCAGGCTCCAGACCTCCTCGGCGGCCCGGACGACGACGTTCATCGCGACCTTGCCCTCCTCGCGGTCGGGCATGTTCAGCCGCCGGCGCAGGTCCAGGGCCGTGACGACCTGACCGCGCAGGTTGATGAGGCCGGCGACCGCGTACGGCGCCAGCGGCGCGGGCGTGCGGGGCTGCTCGGTGAGCACCTCCTGCACGCGCCGGACCTCGACAC is a genomic window containing:
- a CDS encoding zinc metalloprotease, whose protein sequence is MTVRVSRVRHLTRRLAPVVAAATLSAVTVSGAVTSSSAAAPASTAGCAGSGSAARVAKGGAAAEPALYAAKDAGKYGVIKPHPMLPAGSVTVETVFHVVTGRPTTPAERSRYATLIAAQVKVLNDAYAGRTSPDAAASPFRFALERTTYTVNAAWASLAPGKAERDVKRALHEGDSETLNVYVGDLGGGLLGYAYFPKGYNNGRDYVDGVVMLDESMPGGTAAPYNRGDTLTHEVGHWMGLEHTFASACSASGDGVADTPREAVPQFGCPVGADTCAAPGLDPVHNFMDYSDDGCMDTFTPGQAQRMNDAWIEFRVGGNG
- a CDS encoding signal peptidase I codes for the protein MSWYAGNADVDGAQDGGWFFGSFMAGRAPARTSEHLEVKWAQLDPGSRDEEWTAPEAETSLCVLVAGSQRLRFREGDVLLSTPGDYVVWFPGEQHTWESSPTEVTTTITVRWPSRAGG
- a CDS encoding chemotaxis protein CheW; the protein is MSTQYATFHLAGHLFGVEVRRVQEVLTEQPRTPAPLAPYAVAGLINLRGQVVTALDLRRRLNMPDREEGKVAMNVVVRAAEEVWSLLVDSIGGVIEVTDSTFEPPPDTLSGPIRELIRGAYKLDGALLLVLDVDKALEIEGAEHAA